The genome window CGCCCCCCCCCCTCTTCCAACTTCATGGCGGAGCACGCCACGATAATCAGCCAAGCGATGATAGGCATCTTGGCATTGCATCAGAACATCGCGCAGGTTGGAAAGCTCGTCTCCGCACACCGGTGTCACGGCAAGAAGGCAAGCACAGAAAATCGAGAGAAAAAAAATCTCAAGACGAATCACACTTGTCCCAATCCAGCCTTTAAGGCCAAGACTGCCGCCTTCGTCCGGTCGTTGACTTGCAGCTTCCGAAAAATACTGGCCAAGTGCATTTTGACTGTCAGTTCACTAATGAACAACCTGCGACTAATTTCGCGGTTCGTGGCTCCCGTCGCGACTAGCCGCAACACCTCCTCCTCGCGAGGGGTCAAAGTCTGAACCAGACGACGCACCTCTTCAAGTTCCTGATCGCGTTGGAATTCTCGTAGAAACTTCCCGGCCAGCTCGGGATTAAGAAAGATTTCTCCGGCCGCCACCTTTCGTAAGGTTTCAAGAATATCTTTGGGCCGAGAATTTTTGAGAAGATACCCGACCGCTCCGGCTTTGAGAGCACGAAAAATCAAATCTGGATTGTCGTACCCGGTCAAGATAACCACCTTCGTTGTGGGCGAGTGCTTGCGAACGAAACTGGTGGCGCTGATCCCATCGCCGGCAGGCATTTCAATATCCATGAGGATGAGAGCAGGCGTCCCTTTCCGAAGAAGATCTTCCAATTGGCCGACATTCTCAGCCGCCCCCATGACGTCAAAATCAACCTGCTTCTTAAAAAGTTGCTGAAGACCGGCCAGGAACATGGGATGGTCATCAACGATAATAAGAGAAATTTTCTCCATAATTCTTATTCGCCCAAGCTGAAGGTGTTTGCGTGGCAATCTATCTGAAAATTTTTGCTCTGATAAGCAATGAATTGGAAAAGCCCCAAAAGCGCTGCGCTGACTCGCGTTCCGGTGATCCTAATTTATCTTTAGGTCTACCATAGGTTGTCCGCACGCCAAGATCGACGCTGAATTATCTGCGGACTCTCATCCCAAGTTCATCGGCAGCAAAGAAATGTGGTCCTTATCCCACTATTGTAGAACCATGGCACTTT of Deltaproteobacteria bacterium contains these proteins:
- a CDS encoding response regulator transcription factor, producing MEKISLIIVDDHPMFLAGLQQLFKKQVDFDVMGAAENVGQLEDLLRKGTPALILMDIEMPAGDGISATSFVRKHSPTTKVVILTGYDNPDLIFRALKAGAVGYLLKNSRPKDILETLRKVAAGEIFLNPELAGKFLREFQRDQELEEVRRLVQTLTPREEEVLRLVATGATNREISRRLFISELTVKMHLASIFRKLQVNDRTKAAVLALKAGLGQV